A genomic region of Christiangramia sp. OXR-203 contains the following coding sequences:
- a CDS encoding heme-binding domain-containing protein, with amino-acid sequence MKIVKIIAIVLLVAFVGIQFIPTTRNQSDTVPSTDFMLVNNVPETIQKKLQVSCYDCHSNNTQYPWYNKIQPVAWFLEDHIKEGKAELNFNEWDSLSSRRKASKLRSIIKQIENGEMPLDSYTFIHKDAKFSEAETEELISFITQLKDSL; translated from the coding sequence ATGAAAATTGTAAAGATTATAGCAATAGTACTACTGGTAGCGTTCGTGGGAATTCAATTTATTCCCACTACACGCAATCAAAGTGATACTGTACCGTCAACTGATTTTATGCTGGTCAATAATGTACCAGAGACTATTCAAAAAAAGTTACAGGTATCCTGCTATGATTGCCACAGTAATAATACTCAATACCCTTGGTATAATAAGATTCAACCTGTTGCTTGGTTTTTGGAAGACCACATTAAAGAAGGCAAGGCCGAACTTAATTTTAACGAATGGGATTCATTATCCAGCCGCAGAAAAGCAAGTAAGTTAAGGTCTATTATCAAGCAGATTGAAAATGGCGAAATGCCTTTGGATTCTTACACTTTTATACATAAAGATGCTAAGTTTTCTGAAGCGGAGACAGAAGAATTAATCAGTTTTATCACACAATTAAAAGATAGTTTATAA
- a CDS encoding DUF3347 domain-containing protein, with the protein MKNLKMSIAAMLLLAVSFTNAQEKEKMNHDHGDMKMDHSKMMDDKSDIKAEAVLSDYFNLKDALVGDDTKKAAQSGTKLVASLKAFDTKSYSKEEQEELADIIEDATEHAEHISESAIDHQREHFKTLSKDITDMVAITGTKNTLYEQYCPMYDKGSAWLSSSNEVKNPYYGSKMLKCGKVQKTIQ; encoded by the coding sequence ATGAAAAATCTAAAAATGAGTATAGCAGCAATGCTATTGTTAGCAGTTTCTTTTACCAATGCACAGGAAAAAGAAAAAATGAACCACGATCACGGTGATATGAAAATGGACCATAGTAAAATGATGGACGACAAAAGCGATATAAAAGCAGAAGCCGTATTAAGTGACTACTTTAATTTAAAAGATGCTTTGGTAGGAGATGATACTAAAAAAGCGGCACAGTCAGGCACTAAATTGGTAGCCTCACTTAAGGCATTTGACACGAAAAGTTATTCCAAAGAAGAACAGGAAGAACTGGCCGATATCATAGAAGATGCCACAGAGCACGCAGAACATATTTCTGAAAGTGCCATAGACCATCAACGGGAACATTTTAAAACCTTGAGTAAAGATATTACAGATATGGTGGCGATAACAGGTACAAAAAACACGCTGTACGAGCAGTATTGCCCAATGTATGATAAAGGGAGTGCTTGGTTAAGCTCAAGTAACGAAGTGAAAAACCCATATTACGGAAGTAAAATGCTGAAGTGCGGGAAAGTTCAAAAGACTATTCAATAG
- a CDS encoding DUF2231 domain-containing protein: MKTKHFFSIILVIAFLGSLTKALALNEKRNSLDETELSVSITSPAQSDSVKADFDAFPNLHPMVVHFPIVLLLLAVVLQLIQLFILNRTMDWVILLMVGSGFIGAYVAGTFVHPHTEGLTEMAKSVLEQHDKYANWTLWSSALAAILKIASLFWVKLKRGFEIAVFVVMAFSAYSVSEAGHYGSQLVYIEGVGPQGNYIGTESEEGHEENGGHSH, encoded by the coding sequence ATGAAAACAAAACATTTTTTTTCAATCATTTTGGTCATTGCCTTCTTAGGTAGTTTGACCAAAGCCCTTGCCTTAAATGAAAAACGAAATAGCCTTGATGAAACTGAATTATCGGTCAGCATAACATCGCCCGCACAATCAGATTCTGTAAAAGCAGACTTTGATGCATTCCCCAATTTGCATCCTATGGTCGTACATTTTCCCATAGTTTTATTGTTGTTAGCGGTGGTCTTGCAGTTGATACAGCTGTTTATTTTGAACCGGACAATGGATTGGGTCATTCTTTTAATGGTAGGGTCTGGGTTTATCGGGGCATACGTTGCTGGAACATTTGTACACCCGCACACAGAAGGCCTTACCGAAATGGCAAAAAGCGTACTGGAACAACACGATAAATATGCCAATTGGACACTATGGTCCAGTGCCCTTGCCGCTATTCTGAAAATAGCAAGTCTGTTTTGGGTCAAACTAAAGCGCGGTTTCGAAATAGCAGTTTTTGTAGTAATGGCTTTTTCGGCCTATTCCGTTTCCGAAGCAGGACATTATGGTTCGCAGCTGGTGTATATAGAGGGAGTTGGCCCACAAGGAAATTATATCGGAACCGAAAGCGAAGAAGGCCACGAGGAAAATGGTGGACATTCACATTAA
- a CDS encoding FMN-binding glutamate synthase family protein produces the protein MRKGFIITNIILVVALVAIIVLYPLLWWLALVILPFLILGLLDYYQKSNNIRRTYPLLGRITNFLEEQRHVIQETLLLNRTEGQPFTWIQKEIVYKRAADANKSQPFGTQIPYDEVGREWFTHSTYPAKEVNDDFRVTFGSSKCDKPYSASILNLAGMSYGSISKNATLALNGGAKIAGFAQNTGEGGFTPYHQQYGADIIFQFGTGYFGCRDAEGNFDAKKFADIATNDVVKMIEIKISQGAKPGFGAILPAKKNTKEIAKFRDVEKGTEILSPPHHSAFGNDEEMISFVEKLRKLSNGKPIGIKLCIGQKDEFERMVQSFAEKQNYPDFIAIDGAEGGTGAAHMESLHWAGLPIVEAIHFANRILKNYDLRDEIKLMAAGKIISAFDIYRMLALGADTCYSARGMMFALGCVQSLKCNLDTCPTGITTMVPSRVASLVVEDKKNKVANYHKNTMQAFKELLGSMGLENRTGVHRKYIVRRINETETKTYQEIFIKPSKE, from the coding sequence ATGAGAAAAGGATTTATCATAACGAACATCATCTTGGTTGTGGCATTAGTTGCCATAATCGTCTTGTATCCATTGCTATGGTGGCTCGCCTTAGTAATACTTCCTTTCCTAATTTTAGGACTTTTGGATTATTATCAAAAATCCAATAATATTAGGCGAACCTATCCCTTGCTTGGTAGAATCACAAATTTTCTTGAGGAGCAGCGCCACGTTATTCAGGAAACATTATTGCTCAACCGTACGGAAGGACAACCCTTTACTTGGATACAAAAGGAAATCGTCTATAAGCGTGCCGCAGATGCCAATAAAAGTCAACCTTTTGGCACACAAATACCGTACGATGAAGTTGGTCGTGAATGGTTTACACATTCCACCTATCCGGCAAAAGAAGTCAACGATGATTTTAGAGTAACATTTGGAAGTTCCAAGTGCGACAAACCCTATTCTGCAAGTATTCTAAATCTTGCGGGAATGAGCTATGGCTCAATAAGCAAAAATGCGACCTTAGCCCTTAATGGCGGTGCTAAAATAGCTGGTTTTGCCCAGAATACGGGTGAAGGTGGCTTTACACCCTATCATCAACAATACGGTGCAGATATTATCTTTCAGTTTGGAACTGGATACTTTGGATGTCGTGATGCAGAAGGAAATTTTGACGCCAAAAAATTCGCCGACATCGCAACCAACGATGTAGTGAAAATGATTGAAATAAAAATTTCACAAGGAGCCAAACCTGGGTTTGGTGCCATACTACCTGCAAAGAAAAACACAAAGGAAATCGCAAAATTCAGGGATGTTGAAAAGGGAACCGAAATTCTTTCGCCACCGCACCATTCAGCATTTGGAAACGATGAAGAAATGATTTCGTTTGTTGAAAAATTGAGAAAACTTTCCAATGGCAAACCAATTGGTATTAAACTATGTATTGGGCAAAAAGATGAATTTGAAAGAATGGTTCAATCTTTCGCTGAAAAGCAAAATTATCCAGACTTCATTGCCATTGACGGTGCCGAAGGAGGTACGGGCGCTGCCCATATGGAATCACTTCATTGGGCAGGGCTGCCGATCGTTGAAGCTATTCATTTCGCAAACCGGATTCTTAAAAATTATGACTTGCGAGATGAGATAAAATTAATGGCAGCTGGTAAAATCATTTCGGCTTTTGATATCTATAGAATGTTGGCACTCGGCGCCGATACCTGTTATAGTGCCAGAGGAATGATGTTTGCCTTGGGGTGTGTGCAGTCCTTAAAATGCAATTTAGATACTTGTCCTACCGGCATAACCACAATGGTACCGTCGAGGGTAGCGTCATTAGTTGTGGAAGACAAGAAGAACAAAGTAGCCAATTACCATAAAAACACAATGCAAGCCTTTAAAGAGTTACTGGGTTCAATGGGACTTGAAAATAGAACGGGCGTACATAGAAAATACATTGTTAGACGTATAAACGAAACCGAAACAAAGACATATCAAGAAATTTTTATAAAACCCTCAAAAGAATGA
- a CDS encoding ion channel: MSEEKDIETTAAFYGQLFNSSKYVLLVVLIATAIGLYVLPNINAICAVVILLALTLIKIGFIIALSFNQLMKIIGQSHLLSHVLVLFGFLIVLIVLSFAIDYTALHFFDSTHFKINNSSGNNGLLVFFDMSYFSLITFSSVGYGDIIPITVTTKTLVALEVALRFFVLVFGIANVNRIRVNK, translated from the coding sequence ATGAGTGAAGAAAAGGATATAGAAACCACGGCTGCCTTTTATGGGCAACTTTTCAATAGTTCAAAGTACGTACTATTGGTAGTGCTTATTGCTACAGCTATCGGGCTGTATGTCTTGCCTAATATTAATGCTATCTGTGCTGTGGTTATACTATTGGCCCTTACGCTAATAAAGATAGGATTTATCATAGCCTTATCCTTTAATCAATTAATGAAAATTATCGGACAGAGCCATTTGCTGAGCCACGTTTTAGTGTTATTCGGATTTTTAATTGTCCTGATTGTACTTTCATTCGCTATAGACTATACAGCATTACATTTTTTTGATTCTACTCATTTCAAGATAAATAATAGTTCGGGAAATAACGGGCTGTTGGTATTTTTCGATATGTCCTATTTCAGTCTAATTACATTTTCATCTGTAGGCTACGGCGATATAATCCCGATAACGGTTACAACTAAAACCTTGGTGGCACTTGAGGTGGCCCTCAGATTTTTTGTCCTTGTATTTGGTATCGCAAATGTGAATAGAATTCGAGTAAATAAATAA